Genomic DNA from Acidobacteriota bacterium:
GCCCGGGCGTGGCACGCGATCTCGGTCCGGGTGGCGTGGGCGAAGTGGACGTTGTGGCGCCCGTACCCGGTCGCCACCACGCGCCGGAGCCCCTCGAGCCGGAGGCCGGCGGAGGCCAGGGCCGCGCCCATGGCCTCCGCGGCGCTCGCCTCGAAGCTGACGCCCGTTTTCCGGACGTCGGAGGCCACGATCTTCCGGCCCCCGCCGACGAGGGCCACCTTGGTGGCGGAAGCCCCGATGTCGACCCCCCCGTAGACGGCCTCCGCTGTCACTGTCCCCTCTTCTCCGCCAGCTGCTCGATATACGCCTCGATGTTGGTGCGGGCCTGTTCCTCCGAATAGCACCGGAGGTCGTTCAGGTCGCCGTGGATGACGAGGGTCGGCATGTCGAACCTCCTGGAGATCCGTTCGACCATCCCGTAACGGTCGTTGGAGTTGTTGGGGCACGTCTTGGCGTCGTGAAAGATCATGCCGTCAATGCCGTAATGGCGGATCTGCCGGGCGAAGTACTCCTCCTTGTAATCCTCGTCGCGCACGATGAAGAGCTCGATGTAGGCCCGGGCCATGCTTTCGAACGGCTCGTCCGCATCGAGCGCGGGGAACACCCAGCTGCTGCAGTAGGTGGAGGCGAGGACGCAGGCCTGGAGCTCGGCGAACTGGGTGGAGAGCTCGCGCAGCTTCCCCCAGATCGGCATCCCCTCCCAGTAGATGCGGTATTTCTCGCCGTCCACCGCCGCCACCCCCTCCTCGATCCGCTGCTTGAGCTCCGCGAGCAGGAGCTTGTAGTAGTCGACCGCCCGCTGCTCCCCGCGCATGACGACCGCGGGCCCCATCTGCACGGTGCCGTCGAAGAAGGTCAGGGGGGAGGGCTTGTGGGCGGCGATCTCGAGGACCTCCTTCCAGAGGTCGGTGCACTGGCGCGACAGGCCCACGACGCGCTTGAACTCCTCCATGTCCAGCTTCTTCCCGCTGACCTCCTCGAGCTTGGGGACCATGGCCTTCAGCTGGTCCGCGATCGAGTCG
This window encodes:
- a CDS encoding 2-hydroxyacyl-CoA dehydratase is translated as MKEIMEAHFRELDEAARTKKQKVAWCTSVGPAELLKGMGFQVFYPENHGAMLGATRMATDLIPLANAIGYSPDICSYLTADIGSYLKGESPISKAYPGIDGPPRPDVLVFNTNQCRDVQDWFNFYGREFKVPVIGIQTHRGVGEVTRAHIDSIADQLKAMVPKLEEVSGKKLDMEEFKRVVGLSRQCTDLWKEVLEIAAHKPSPLTFFDGTVQMGPAVVMRGEQRAVDYYKLLLAELKQRIEEGVAAVDGEKYRIYWEGMPIWGKLRELSTQFAELQACVLASTYCSSWVFPALDADEPFESMARAYIELFIVRDEDYKEEYFARQIRHYGIDGMIFHDAKTCPNNSNDRYGMVERISRRFDMPTLVIHGDLNDLRCYSEEQARTNIEAYIEQLAEKRGQ